From the genome of Mycobacterium sp. 050128, one region includes:
- the aceA gene encoding isocitrate lyase ICL2 — translation MAIIDADTEVPAPFDEDVAATQRYFDDPRFAGKTRLYTARQVVEQRGTIPTDYPVAREAAAAFYPRLRELFAAKKSITTFGPYSPGQAVSMKRMGIEGIYLGGWATSAKGSTTEDPGPDLASYPLSQVPEDAAVLVRALLTADRNQQYQRLHMSEQQRAAAKEHDYRPFIIADADTGHGGDPHVRNLIRRFVEVGVPGYHIEDQRPGTKKCGHQGGKVLVPSDEQIKRLNAARFQLDVMRVPGIIVARTDAEAANLIDSNSDERDQAFLLGATNLDIPSYKACFLALMRRFYELGVKELNGHLLYALADGEYGIANAWLERQGILGLVSDAVTQWRQDGQHSIDDLFDQVESRFVAAWEDDAGLMTYADAVAEVLAFGESEHDEPATMSPDEWRKFAARTSHYAAREKARELGAAPDWSPELARTPEGYYQVRGGIPYAIAKSLAAAPFADILWMETKTADLADAKQFADAIHAEFPDQMLAYNLSPSFNWDTTGMTDEEMKQFPAELGKMGFVFNFITYGGHQIDGVAAEEFATNLRQDGMLALARLQRKMRLVESPYRTPQTLVGGPRSDAALAASSGRTATTKAMGKGSTQHQHLVQTEVPKKLLEEWLALWSEHYQLGEKLRVTLRPRRAGSDVLELGIRGEGSDPQEQLANVVVDPIKDRHGRSILQVRDQNTFSEKLRQKRLMTLIHLWLVHRFKADAVYYVTPTEDNLYQTEKMKSHGIFSQVYPEVGEIIVAEVNKPRIAELLKQDRVALRKLITKED, via the coding sequence ATGGCCATCATCGACGCGGACACTGAGGTCCCCGCACCGTTCGACGAAGACGTCGCCGCCACGCAGCGATACTTCGACGATCCACGCTTTGCCGGAAAGACGCGCCTCTATACGGCCCGCCAAGTAGTAGAGCAACGCGGCACGATACCGACCGACTACCCCGTGGCCCGGGAAGCCGCCGCGGCCTTCTATCCCCGCCTGCGTGAGCTTTTCGCGGCGAAGAAGAGCATCACCACCTTCGGCCCGTACTCGCCCGGGCAGGCCGTGAGTATGAAGCGCATGGGCATCGAGGGGATCTACCTCGGCGGCTGGGCAACCTCGGCCAAGGGGTCCACCACCGAAGACCCGGGGCCCGACCTGGCCAGCTATCCGCTGAGCCAGGTGCCCGAGGATGCCGCGGTGCTGGTGCGCGCGCTGCTGACCGCCGACCGAAACCAGCAGTACCAGCGGCTGCACATGAGCGAGCAGCAGCGTGCGGCGGCCAAGGAGCACGACTACCGGCCGTTCATCATCGCCGACGCCGACACCGGCCACGGCGGTGACCCGCACGTGCGCAACCTGATCCGCCGCTTCGTGGAAGTCGGCGTGCCCGGCTACCACATCGAAGACCAACGTCCGGGCACCAAGAAGTGCGGTCACCAGGGCGGCAAGGTTTTGGTGCCGTCCGACGAACAGATCAAGCGCCTCAACGCCGCCCGCTTCCAGCTCGACGTCATGCGGGTACCAGGCATCATCGTCGCCCGAACCGACGCCGAGGCGGCGAACCTGATCGACAGCAACTCCGACGAGCGCGACCAAGCGTTCCTGCTCGGCGCGACCAACTTGGACATTCCGTCCTACAAGGCCTGTTTCCTGGCGCTGATGCGGCGCTTCTACGAGCTGGGCGTCAAGGAGCTCAACGGCCATCTTCTCTATGCGCTCGCCGACGGCGAGTACGGCATCGCCAACGCCTGGCTCGAGCGCCAGGGCATCCTGGGCCTGGTCTCCGATGCGGTCACCCAGTGGCGGCAGGACGGCCAACACTCGATCGACGACCTCTTCGACCAGGTCGAGTCGCGGTTCGTCGCCGCCTGGGAGGACGACGCCGGGCTGATGACCTACGCCGATGCCGTGGCGGAAGTGTTGGCATTCGGCGAAAGCGAACACGACGAACCGGCGACCATGAGCCCCGACGAGTGGCGCAAGTTCGCCGCCCGGACGTCGCATTACGCGGCTCGCGAGAAGGCCCGCGAGCTGGGTGCCGCGCCGGACTGGAGCCCCGAGCTGGCCAGGACGCCCGAGGGCTACTACCAGGTGCGCGGCGGCATTCCCTACGCGATCGCCAAATCGCTTGCCGCGGCGCCGTTCGCCGACATCCTCTGGATGGAGACCAAGACCGCGGACCTGGCCGACGCCAAGCAGTTCGCCGACGCGATTCACGCCGAGTTCCCCGACCAGATGCTGGCCTACAACCTCTCGCCGTCGTTCAACTGGGACACCACCGGCATGACCGACGAAGAGATGAAGCAGTTCCCGGCGGAGCTGGGCAAGATGGGCTTCGTCTTCAACTTCATCACCTACGGCGGGCACCAGATCGACGGCGTCGCCGCCGAGGAGTTCGCCACCAACCTGCGCCAGGACGGCATGCTGGCGCTGGCCCGGCTGCAGCGCAAGATGCGCCTGGTCGAGTCGCCCTACCGCACGCCGCAGACGCTGGTCGGTGGGCCGCGCAGCGACGCCGCGCTGGCCGCGTCGTCGGGCCGCACCGCGACCACCAAGGCGATGGGCAAGGGCTCGACCCAGCACCAGCATCTGGTGCAGACCGAGGTGCCCAAGAAGCTGCTGGAGGAGTGGCTGGCGCTCTGGAGCGAGCACTACCAGCTGGGCGAGAAACTTCGGGTCACGCTGCGGCCCCGCCGCGCCGGCTCGGACGTGCTGGAGCTCGGGATCAGAGGCGAAGGTTCTGACCCTCAAGAACAGCTGGCCAACGTCGTCGTCGACCCGATCAAGGACCGGCACGGCCGCAGCATCCTGCAGGTGCGCGACCAGAACACCTTCAGCGAGAAGCTGCGCCAGAAGCGGCTGATGACGCTGATCCACCTTTGGCTGGTGCATCGCTTCAAGGCCGATGCGGTCTATTACGTGACGCCGACCGAGGACAACCTGTATCAGACCGAGAAGATGAAGTCGCACGGGATCTTCAGCCAGGTCTACCCCGAGGTTGGCGAGATCATCGTCGCCGAGGTGAACAAGCCGCGCATCGCCGAGCTGCTCAAGCAGGATCGGGTGGCGCTGCGCAAGCTGATCACCAAGGAAGACTAG
- a CDS encoding MBL fold metallo-hydrolase, which yields MRFTWERLTTSVHRCRLPFCDVTVGLVRGRAGALLVDSGTTMTEAAAIDEDVRQLTGGPVTHIVLTHKHFDHVLGSSYFTDAEIYSAPEVVDYLSSAHDQIRAHALSYGADAAEIDRAIAALRPPQHGVYDAVVDLGDRDVRITHPGRGHTTSDLIVVVPGLDEHDHRVVMFTGDLVEESADPFVDADSDVAAWPTTLDRVRAIGGRETIYVPGHGKIVDAEFIRRQRAWLQQRSG from the coding sequence ATGCGATTCACCTGGGAACGACTGACCACCAGCGTGCACCGCTGCCGGCTTCCGTTCTGCGACGTCACCGTGGGCTTGGTGCGCGGACGCGCTGGCGCACTACTCGTCGATAGCGGCACCACGATGACCGAGGCGGCCGCGATCGACGAGGACGTCCGACAGCTGACCGGAGGCCCAGTCACACATATTGTGTTGACGCACAAGCATTTCGACCATGTACTGGGCTCTTCGTATTTCACCGACGCCGAGATCTACTCCGCGCCGGAGGTTGTCGATTACCTGTCGTCGGCCCACGACCAGATTCGCGCCCACGCCCTGAGTTATGGTGCGGACGCCGCCGAGATCGACCGGGCAATTGCGGCGCTGCGGCCGCCGCAGCACGGTGTCTACGACGCGGTTGTCGACCTCGGCGACCGCGACGTGAGAATCACCCACCCGGGGCGCGGCCACACCACGTCGGACTTGATCGTGGTGGTGCCCGGGTTGGACGAGCACGATCACCGCGTCGTGATGTTCACCGGTGACCTCGTCGAAGAGTCCGCCGACCCGTTCGTCGATGCCGACTCCGATGTGGCGGCCTGGCCGACGACGCTCGATCGGGTGCGGGCGATCGGTGGACGAGAAACGATCTACGTCCCGGGCCACGGCAAGATCGTCGACGCGGAGTTCATCCGCCGCCAACGAGCTTGGCTACAACAACGTTCGGGCTAG
- a CDS encoding ArsR/SmtB family transcription factor, which translates to MAQGDLRVGNFRHIVLGVGTSDRVFLALANPVRRELLEILTRQQLSAGKLSERFDLSRPAVAEHLKVLRDAGLVADEPQGRRRIYRLTPEPLAELGEWLHPFAKFWRGRLAALADAAEES; encoded by the coding sequence ATGGCGCAGGGCGATTTACGTGTCGGGAATTTCCGACATATAGTGCTGGGCGTGGGCACTTCGGATCGCGTTTTTCTCGCCTTGGCGAATCCGGTGCGACGCGAACTGTTGGAGATTTTGACTCGGCAGCAACTTTCCGCGGGGAAACTCAGCGAGCGTTTCGACCTCAGCCGCCCCGCGGTCGCCGAGCACCTCAAGGTGCTGCGCGACGCCGGCCTGGTCGCCGACGAGCCGCAAGGCCGCCGCCGGATCTACCGCCTCACCCCGGAGCCACTCGCCGAACTCGGCGAGTGGCTGCACCCCTTCGCGAAGTTCTGGCGCGGACGGCTGGCCGCGCTGGCCGACGCAGCAGAGGAATCGTGA
- a CDS encoding zinc-binding dehydrogenase, whose amino-acid sequence MRAVVITKHGDPSVLQVQQRPDPPPPGRGQLQVTVRAAGVNFADHLARVGLYPDAPKLPAVVGYEVAGVVAAVGEDVDPDRVGERVLAGTRFGGYAETVNVAASDSVALPDAMSFEQGAAVPVNHATAWAALHGYGSLRRGERVLIHAAAGGVGTAAIQFAKAAGAEVHGTASPGKHGKLAEFGVDRAIDYRRDGWWQDVGPYDLILDALGGTSLRRSYRLLRPGGRLVGYGVSSLQEGEKRSLRRAAPQVLSMLRGFNLMDQLSESKTVIGLNMLRLWDDRGTLEPWITPLNQALHDGTIAPIVHAAVPFDEAPTAHRILAARENIGKVVLVP is encoded by the coding sequence ATGCGCGCTGTCGTGATCACCAAGCACGGAGACCCGTCGGTCTTGCAGGTGCAGCAGCGCCCGGACCCACCCCCGCCCGGGCGGGGTCAGTTGCAGGTTACGGTCCGGGCCGCGGGAGTGAACTTCGCCGATCACCTCGCCCGCGTCGGGCTGTATCCCGATGCTCCAAAACTTCCGGCGGTCGTCGGTTACGAAGTCGCCGGCGTCGTCGCGGCCGTCGGCGAGGACGTCGACCCCGACCGTGTCGGCGAACGGGTGTTGGCGGGAACACGATTCGGGGGCTATGCCGAAACCGTCAACGTGGCCGCGAGCGATTCCGTGGCACTGCCCGACGCGATGAGCTTCGAACAAGGCGCGGCGGTCCCGGTCAACCACGCAACCGCGTGGGCGGCGTTGCACGGCTACGGTTCGCTGCGCCGCGGTGAGCGGGTGTTGATTCACGCCGCGGCCGGCGGCGTTGGGACCGCGGCCATCCAGTTCGCCAAGGCCGCCGGGGCCGAAGTGCACGGCACCGCATCGCCGGGCAAACACGGCAAGCTCGCCGAGTTCGGCGTGGACCGGGCGATCGACTACCGCCGTGACGGCTGGTGGCAGGACGTCGGCCCGTACGACCTCATCCTCGACGCCCTCGGCGGCACGTCGCTGCGACGGTCGTACCGATTGCTGCGACCCGGCGGAAGGCTTGTCGGCTACGGCGTTTCGTCGCTGCAAGAGGGTGAGAAGCGCTCGCTGCGCCGGGCGGCCCCGCAGGTGCTGTCGATGCTGCGCGGATTCAATCTGATGGACCAGCTCTCCGAGTCGAAGACGGTGATCGGCCTGAACATGCTGCGGCTGTGGGACGACCGCGGCACGCTGGAGCCGTGGATCACTCCGTTGAACCAGGCACTGCACGACGGCACCATCGCGCCGATCGTGCATGCGGCCGTCCCGTTCGACGAAGCGCCCACCGCGCACCGGATCCTGGCGGCGCGCGAGAACATCGGGAAGGTGGTTCTGGTGCCGTAG
- a CDS encoding SRPBCC family protein yields the protein MAVSDSRELVIEATPDEIMDVLFDIESLPEWSSAHQKVEVLERDDQGHPIRSRQVVKIVGISEEQELAYTVHDDGVSWTLVRAKQQRAQDARYTLTPDGDSTRVRFDLTVDLTVPVPGFLIRKGTKGLMDTATKGLRERVLEVKKGG from the coding sequence ATGGCTGTCTCCGATTCACGCGAACTCGTTATCGAGGCGACTCCCGACGAGATCATGGACGTGCTCTTCGATATCGAATCCTTGCCCGAGTGGTCATCGGCTCATCAGAAAGTCGAAGTCTTGGAGCGCGATGACCAGGGACATCCCATCCGATCCCGGCAGGTCGTCAAGATCGTGGGAATCAGCGAAGAACAGGAGCTCGCCTACACCGTGCACGACGACGGGGTGAGCTGGACGCTGGTGAGAGCCAAACAGCAACGGGCACAGGACGCCCGGTACACGCTCACCCCCGACGGCGATTCCACCAGGGTCCGCTTCGACTTGACCGTGGATCTCACGGTGCCGGTGCCCGGGTTTCTGATCAGGAAGGGAACCAAGGGTCTGATGGACACCGCGACCAAGGGGCTTCGCGAGCGAGTGCTCGAAGTCAAAAAGGGCGGCTAG
- a CDS encoding YbhB/YbcL family Raf kinase inhibitor-like protein gives MACSAARRIGLAIGGLALMLAVTGNGGAAVVSAAPGAPLTISSPAFANGAPIPAQYTCKGADVAPPLTWSAPLGAALVVDDPDAVNGVYIHWIVTGIPLGSGSTSDGQTPGGGSTLPNTAGQSAYKGPCPPAGTGTHHYRFTLYQLPNDYQLPGGLAGARAAQTIADAATAQAQLTGTFGG, from the coding sequence ATGGCGTGCAGCGCTGCTCGGCGAATCGGCTTGGCCATCGGCGGACTGGCATTGATGCTTGCGGTGACCGGCAACGGTGGCGCCGCCGTTGTGAGCGCGGCGCCGGGCGCGCCGTTGACGATCAGCAGTCCGGCCTTCGCGAACGGCGCGCCCATACCTGCGCAATACACCTGCAAAGGGGCCGATGTCGCGCCGCCGTTGACGTGGTCGGCGCCGCTGGGGGCGGCACTGGTTGTCGACGATCCGGACGCAGTAAACGGGGTGTACATCCACTGGATCGTGACCGGGATACCGTTGGGATCCGGCAGCACCTCGGACGGTCAGACGCCCGGCGGCGGGAGCACGCTGCCGAACACGGCGGGCCAGTCCGCCTATAAGGGACCCTGTCCGCCCGCGGGCACCGGCACCCATCACTACCGCTTCACGCTCTACCAGCTTCCCAACGACTACCAGCTCCCCGGCGGACTGGCCGGTGCGCGAGCCGCGCAGACCATCGCCGACGCCGCGACCGCCCAGGCCCAGCTGACCGGAACGTTCGGCGGCTGA
- a CDS encoding phytoene desaturase family protein, whose protein sequence is MSTTTYDAIVVGAGHNGLTAAAILQRAGLRTVCLEANTYAGGMAATVELIDGFRYEIAGSVQFPTASQLTKDLGLDTLPAIEPEVMSINIGENGEEPMVFYRDPMQLMAHLNDKHGMEAVTGMAELIGWSQAPARALGRFDVCQPPKTIDEMYACATNDAERRAIHEMLFGSAMDVIDRYLPDQDKHSVMRGMLAFLAVNSTYRGPYTPGSAACLAFALAVPDDSTAMMTKLKGGIGALTEHLRELFVSHGGEIRFRTKVEEILVENGKVTGVRLRDGSTVSAPIVVSNLSPDVTLTELIAPEHVPAELVSRVSGRDHRASFVQLHFALDGLPEFAPPYEFLNEEGMQQSVGIFGSPETQQRQWEICRRGLVPDNPSMGMQIPSVHDPAMAPPGKHAASAYAYAFPVEVDRDQHGHLKNAMAQRVIDKITKFAPNFKDIVIRHITFAPYHMNTMFGAPAGDFCHGLLHPDLMGPNRPGPKGFLDMPIPIDGLYLGGAGCHGGPGITFTPGYNAAYQILDDR, encoded by the coding sequence ATGAGCACAACGACATACGACGCAATCGTGGTGGGCGCCGGACACAACGGGCTGACCGCCGCGGCGATCCTGCAGCGCGCCGGCCTGCGAACCGTGTGTCTGGAAGCCAACACCTACGCCGGCGGCATGGCGGCGACGGTCGAATTGATCGACGGCTTCCGCTACGAGATCGCGGGCTCGGTGCAGTTCCCGACCGCGAGCCAACTCACCAAGGACCTCGGACTCGACACGCTGCCCGCGATCGAGCCCGAGGTGATGTCGATCAACATCGGCGAAAACGGTGAAGAGCCGATGGTCTTCTATCGCGACCCGATGCAGTTGATGGCTCATCTGAACGACAAGCACGGCATGGAAGCCGTCACGGGGATGGCAGAGCTGATCGGCTGGAGCCAGGCGCCCGCACGGGCGCTGGGCCGCTTCGATGTGTGCCAGCCGCCCAAGACGATCGACGAAATGTACGCCTGCGCAACCAATGACGCTGAACGCCGAGCGATTCACGAGATGCTGTTCGGCTCGGCGATGGACGTGATCGACCGCTACCTGCCGGACCAGGACAAGCATTCGGTGATGCGCGGCATGCTGGCGTTCCTGGCGGTCAACTCCACCTATCGCGGCCCCTACACACCGGGCAGCGCGGCGTGCCTGGCATTTGCGCTGGCGGTACCCGACGACAGCACCGCGATGATGACCAAACTCAAGGGCGGTATCGGCGCGCTCACCGAACACCTGCGCGAGCTCTTCGTCTCGCACGGCGGAGAGATCCGCTTCCGCACCAAGGTCGAGGAGATCCTCGTCGAGAACGGGAAGGTGACCGGCGTACGCCTGCGCGACGGTTCGACGGTCTCGGCGCCGATCGTGGTCTCCAATCTTTCGCCCGATGTGACGCTCACCGAACTCATTGCGCCCGAACATGTTCCGGCAGAGTTGGTCTCACGTGTGTCCGGACGCGATCATCGCGCCTCATTCGTGCAGCTTCATTTCGCACTCGACGGGCTGCCCGAGTTCGCACCACCGTATGAGTTCCTCAACGAAGAGGGCATGCAGCAGTCGGTCGGGATCTTCGGCTCACCGGAAACCCAGCAGCGGCAGTGGGAGATCTGCCGGCGGGGCCTCGTTCCGGACAACCCGTCGATGGGCATGCAAATCCCGTCGGTGCACGATCCCGCGATGGCGCCACCCGGCAAGCACGCGGCCAGCGCATATGCTTACGCGTTTCCGGTCGAAGTCGACCGCGACCAGCACGGCCACCTGAAAAACGCTATGGCACAGCGTGTTATCGACAAGATCACCAAATTCGCGCCGAACTTCAAAGACATCGTGATCCGTCATATCACGTTCGCGCCGTATCACATGAACACCATGTTCGGCGCCCCCGCCGGGGACTTCTGTCACGGTCTGTTGCACCCGGATTTGATGGGACCCAACCGTCCCGGCCCGAAGGGCTTTCTGGACATGCCGATTCCGATCGATGGTCTATACCTGGGCGGCGCGGGATGCCACGGCGGCCCGGGTATTACGTTCACTCCCGGCTACAACGCGGCCTATCAGATCCTGGACGACCGGTAG
- a CDS encoding TetR/AcrR family transcriptional regulator has translation MTVPMNRHEQRRRSTHEALRQAALKSFARKGFANVTVTELAAEAGVTERTFFRHFPTKESVLFQDYESQLEWLAEALAQRPASESLFDAVLSSVAAFPHDLEVVRQAATARTELITAERIAGHLRVVQSSFAAVLTDFVNKRNPDVPNIELGAKVAGSALAAALVVAVEQWGRNGCTDDLGELVAASIDLVRSGLASLA, from the coding sequence ATGACCGTTCCGATGAATCGCCACGAGCAGCGCCGCCGCTCGACACACGAGGCGTTGCGCCAAGCCGCGCTAAAAAGCTTCGCCCGCAAAGGCTTTGCGAACGTGACGGTCACCGAGCTGGCGGCCGAGGCCGGTGTTACCGAACGCACCTTCTTCCGGCACTTCCCGACCAAGGAGTCGGTGCTGTTCCAGGACTACGAGTCGCAGTTGGAATGGCTGGCCGAGGCTCTTGCGCAACGACCGGCCTCCGAGTCGCTCTTCGACGCGGTGCTGTCCAGTGTTGCGGCCTTCCCGCACGACCTCGAAGTGGTCCGGCAGGCCGCGACGGCGCGCACCGAGTTGATCACTGCCGAACGGATCGCCGGCCACTTGCGGGTGGTGCAGTCCTCGTTCGCCGCCGTGCTGACCGATTTCGTCAACAAGCGGAATCCGGACGTGCCCAACATCGAACTGGGTGCCAAGGTCGCGGGCTCGGCCCTGGCGGCGGCTCTCGTTGTGGCAGTGGAGCAGTGGGGCCGCAACGGCTGTACCGACGACCTCGGCGAGCTGGTGGCGGCCAGTATCGATCTGGTTCGCTCCGGTCTGGCATCGCTGGCCTGA
- a CDS encoding LysR family transcriptional regulator: MGVLDSGRVELRHLRAFEAVARLQSFTQASDELTITQPALTRTIQQLEDALGVTLLDRSSRHVEMTDAGRTFFEHVERVLAEFERGVDAVRRQASIRLGFSWLLPDPWAQDTVARFERASATTVSLIRTDDALAAVQQGRVNIAVVRGQVASTTVRVVHLFNEARVAVCSVHSRLARQAQLDWADVPRWPLVVNVASGTTGPWSWPAGEGPRTVVETSNFDEWIESVAADRGIGVIPDVAVRRNIHPGVRFIPLRGAPQSPVALAFLPRARNAELRRFVEAAVASAAAYDP, from the coding sequence ATGGGCGTGCTGGACAGCGGCCGAGTGGAGTTGCGACACCTGCGGGCGTTCGAAGCGGTGGCGCGATTGCAGTCCTTCACGCAGGCGTCCGATGAGCTCACGATCACCCAACCCGCGCTGACCCGCACCATCCAGCAGTTGGAAGACGCGCTCGGCGTCACCCTGCTCGATCGCAGCTCCCGGCACGTCGAGATGACCGACGCCGGACGGACGTTTTTCGAGCACGTCGAACGGGTGCTGGCCGAATTCGAGCGCGGCGTGGATGCCGTGCGGCGTCAGGCGAGTATTCGCCTCGGGTTCAGTTGGTTGTTGCCCGACCCGTGGGCCCAAGACACCGTCGCCCGATTTGAACGGGCCAGCGCAACGACGGTCAGTTTGATCCGCACCGACGATGCGCTGGCCGCGGTGCAGCAGGGGAGAGTGAACATCGCGGTGGTGCGCGGCCAGGTGGCCTCGACCACCGTGCGGGTCGTGCACCTGTTCAACGAGGCACGGGTGGCGGTGTGCTCGGTGCACTCCCGCCTGGCGCGGCAGGCGCAGTTGGATTGGGCCGACGTCCCGCGATGGCCACTGGTGGTCAACGTCGCCAGCGGCACCACCGGACCGTGGTCGTGGCCGGCGGGCGAGGGCCCGCGAACTGTCGTGGAGACATCGAATTTCGACGAGTGGATCGAATCGGTTGCCGCCGATCGTGGCATCGGGGTTATCCCGGACGTCGCCGTCCGGCGCAACATTCATCCCGGCGTTCGGTTCATCCCATTGCGGGGCGCACCGCAGAGCCCGGTCGCCCTGGCCTTCCTGCCGCGCGCCCGCAATGCCGAGCTACGCCGCTTCGTGGAGGCCGCGGTGGCGAGCGCCGCTGCCTATGACCCCTGA
- a CDS encoding tautomerase family protein, with amino-acid sequence MPLLYIDLIEGRTPSEVQTLLDAAHDAVIGAFAVPPGDRYQVVRTHPEHEIVAWDTGLGIERSARLVIVHVISRRRTRAMKERFYDLLATNLARRCGVDPADLIVSIAENGDEDWSFGHGRAQFLTGELQ; translated from the coding sequence ATGCCGTTGCTGTACATCGACCTGATCGAAGGGCGCACCCCGTCGGAGGTTCAGACGTTGCTGGACGCCGCGCATGACGCCGTCATCGGAGCGTTCGCGGTGCCGCCGGGTGACCGGTACCAGGTGGTGCGGACCCACCCCGAGCACGAGATCGTGGCCTGGGACACCGGTCTGGGCATCGAGCGCTCGGCTCGGCTGGTGATTGTGCACGTGATCAGTCGCCGACGCACCCGCGCCATGAAGGAGCGGTTCTACGATCTGTTGGCGACCAACCTCGCCCGGCGATGCGGGGTCGACCCGGCCGATCTGATCGTGTCGATCGCCGAAAACGGAGACGAGGACTGGTCTTTCGGTCACGGTCGGGCGCAGTTCCTCACCGGGGAACTGCAGTGA
- a CDS encoding NAD(P)H-dependent flavin oxidoreductase, translated as MNTRLTELFGIEHPILLAPMAMASGGRLAAAVTAAGGLGLIGGGYGNADWLRREFDQAGAALVGCGFITWSLAQRPELLDQALERQPAAIMLSFGDLRPFAQRVRAADVVLIAQVQNLEHARAALDSGADIVVAQGGEAGGHGMTVRSTFTLVPDVVDLVAARSPATLVVAAGGIADGRGLAAALALGADGGLVGTRLWASTEALVSPRAHQRVVAASGDDTFRTRVYDVVRQLDWPADYNARALGNRFLDTWHGNEDQLSAALPEAVETFEKAVAAEDFDAAAILVGEAIGLVRDIRPAGDIVRDMARDAVRILGREA; from the coding sequence GTGAACACCCGGCTGACCGAGTTGTTCGGCATCGAACACCCGATTCTGCTCGCGCCGATGGCGATGGCCTCCGGCGGCCGACTCGCGGCGGCAGTGACGGCGGCCGGCGGGCTTGGCTTGATCGGTGGTGGGTACGGCAACGCCGATTGGCTGCGGCGCGAATTCGACCAGGCCGGGGCCGCGTTGGTCGGATGCGGGTTCATCACCTGGAGCCTGGCCCAACGGCCCGAACTGCTCGATCAGGCCCTGGAGCGTCAGCCGGCCGCAATCATGTTGTCGTTCGGTGATCTTCGGCCATTCGCGCAACGCGTTCGGGCCGCGGACGTTGTGCTGATTGCCCAGGTGCAGAACCTCGAGCACGCGCGCGCGGCCCTGGACAGCGGCGCGGACATCGTCGTCGCGCAGGGCGGCGAGGCGGGCGGCCACGGCATGACCGTCCGGTCCACCTTCACGCTGGTGCCCGATGTCGTCGACCTCGTCGCCGCGCGTTCTCCCGCAACACTGGTGGTGGCGGCCGGCGGTATCGCCGACGGCCGTGGGCTTGCGGCGGCATTGGCGCTGGGGGCCGACGGTGGGCTGGTCGGCACCAGGTTGTGGGCCAGCACCGAAGCGCTGGTGTCGCCACGGGCTCACCAGCGGGTCGTGGCGGCCAGCGGAGACGATACTTTCCGAACCAGGGTGTACGACGTTGTGCGACAGCTTGATTGGCCCGCCGACTACAATGCGCGAGCGCTGGGCAACCGATTCCTCGACACCTGGCACGGAAACGAGGACCAGCTGTCGGCGGCCCTGCCCGAAGCGGTGGAGACCTTCGAGAAGGCCGTGGCCGCAGAGGATTTCGATGCCGCTGCCATACTCGTCGGCGAGGCGATCGGACTCGTCCGCGATATTCGACCGGCCGGCGACATCGTGCGCGACATGGCGCGTGACGCCGTCCGGATTCTGGGTCGTGAGGCCTAG